From the Vanacampus margaritifer isolate UIUO_Vmar chromosome 14, RoL_Vmar_1.0, whole genome shotgun sequence genome, the window TgggtgacttaaaaaaaaatctcaccaaAAAAGACAACTTTCAAACTTTGCAGCGTAGTGAGCCAAGACGCTAATAGCGATTTTGCGAGTATTTGACTCCTACAGATTCCACAAGATTGTGGCAAAGCAATGCTTTTATATTTGACATGGCTTTGCACAAAAGTGACTTTTTCTGTGAATGACAGATggtagagtaaaaaaaaacaaaaacaattaggcCTAAGCGAATTTGTGAAAACTGCCAGCTACGAGGCACAATAACTTTATAGACCTATGCAATTTCTGCCATTACTTTTCTTGATTACGTATCGTTGCACTTCTGTGGTTGCTtgttgcaaaaacatttttgtttgaattcagACTTTCTTTCACAATTCATTGGAAAACATCGCAACTGAAATCAAATTGTAACCAGCTAAGAGGCCTACTGATGGATTTCTCTCATTTCCTGGTTACATTGGTGAGGTCACTTGTTGTTAGGCAGAATTCATTTACCTATGCTCCCAATCATTCATAAATCTGTTGCGTGTGTAGGTTGGTACTTTCTTTAAAACTTTTTACGCTATTTATTGATAAAATACCAGGAAAACAATCAAacttaaccttttttttcaggattttgATTTCAGTGGTTACATTCAAtggaatataaataaaatgaaaatgtggttATCTAGTAGCGGTGCACGATCCTTCCACCAATTTCTTTTCCCTGTCCCATCCGGTTTGCTTtatcacttgttgctaggcagaatttatCATATGGTGCATtcaccccattttttttatttatttcttttactTAAAACAATTTGTCAGTATGCATACACTGATGTGTGTACTAGTGCATTTACTGAACTCTCAGCACAATGGATTTTACCTTGTCTATTGGCGCCACCTTCTGGggcaaaataatttatttttttcaggttcATTCACAAATGTATTGCTCTACCTCTATTATATTTTCTACACACTATATTTGTTTTAGTGTATTGATATTTAAAAAGCATACCACTATTCACGAACAAAGCAAATTCACAGTGCTTTGCAGAGGCAAAAACCTAtggacgattaaaaaaataaatcaataaaaacataactttcaagttgaaatcaaataaaagcaaGAGGGCGAATTGACgaataatattgttttatttgtgaaTGTTTTCGGTTATATTTCATTAGTTTGGAGCAGAATCTTTTGAATCAGAATCAAGCGGTAGTTTCACCACACGATGGCGAACGTGAGTAACACTTTTAAAGCGGAATACAAGGTgtatgtttcaaaataaaagttacgAATTGCTCTTGTACGCACTTGTTGCTTTCAGACAAGTTTCAGagaaggttttttttatatgtgttttACGTCATAAAGAAAAAATAGGTCTCTTTTATGGATCCTTACTTCGTGAAAGTGAAGCCTTCAGTAACAATGGGTTTTATTGTGGATAAACGTCACCGGATATGCATTACCTCGTTTGTTTTTCCGAGGCAGTGGTTACCGGTAGCCACAGACTGAAGTGGGTGGAAAGCACACGCAGCCTTTGACCGAGCGAGGTTGGAGCATCACCCGCACGCTTGCGGTGGCCTTCTCGGCTCTCGAACTTTAACCCGTAAACTGGAttaaaacacgcacacaaaccgCTGGAATGCCCGCGAGTAAAAACGTACAAggtagggtaaaaaaaaaaaaatcattcgccttttttcccccccatcggTGGCAAGCTTCAATTCAAGTAATTACAATGGCTTGTTTTAAGCTAGGTCACGTCCATTTtgacgtttttttccccttcccatTTAGGAGGGAAAGCCTTCGGGCTGTTAAAGGAGCAACAAAGGCAAAAACTGGAGGAGGTGAACCAGGTAAATTGTGTTAAATggtgtattttttatgtatttatttgtatgataAACGTACCGACTATGGAAGTACGCGCGTGTACTTGAGAGTGTGACGAATCTTGGGGACGTCACCTCAAAATGTCTGACCTCattgcgctttttttttatttttattgttagtgTGTTTTGAATGCACGCTTTCGATTCCCAACGTTACACCTGTCTCCTCTCTACCTCTACCCGGGGGACaggtgtgcgcgtgcgtgcgcgtttgGATGGCGTGTGAATGGGTTCCTTTGTCTACCGGTACTATTTCACACGGATTCAAATCATCTTTTGCATGTATTATTTCCCTATTTACCCCCTCCTATTAAGATTCCCCGTTATCAGCTCCCCCCTTTGTGAGAACACGATACACGCAGTTGATGAGGCCTGCGGGACATTCCTGTGCATCACTGAATCCTTTTTTATGTCATGTGCTCGTTGGAGCAGAGGGGGGAGGGGCTGGGATTTGGGGGTTCCCCCTCAAGATGAGGGTTGTGAGCCAAATGTCTGTTTTGGGTTGTATTGTTCGTCCAGCAGGCGCAAATGGAAAGCCatcataatatataaaaaaataaaaaataaatccagccTACTAGTACCGTCATAAACTGGATATATTTATGATATTGCATATATaagtaaatctttttttatattgaataaataaattcaaatcgACATTGCAATGAATGCAGTATTCAAATTGCAAAGGCTGGTCGGTTGGTGGGCTTTTGTATATCGGGCTGAAACCTTGTACCGCCAAAATAATCGCGTCAGGAGATGCAAAAAAAACGGCATGTTTTTTCCAACTACTTCACATTGTATCGTTAAAGAGAGCaaagaagccattttcaacactttagattggtcaataattaaaaaaaaaaaaagattggtcaataatttgtaaacgTCACACCCGCACATGTGGccgatttttgaaaaaatatgaaatttaccaatttgtgatttatgaggtttcGGCCCAACGCCagcgatttatttttattaatccaAGATCAATTCCGTTCTTAACAAGTCATTGTATGCCTTACCTATAAGaatgtttattataatattacagATAAGTGAGATAACTTTATTcttatgtttgaaaaaaaaaaaaaatacaccggaagaaggcttgaaaaaaatggactattaaattgcaattacaaaattgaggagagaaaaaaatcttaatcatttttcaaaattgctcTGCCTTACTTGATATCAGGTCCATGTATTAGTATTAATATGCTCTACAACACGTGCTTCTTTTGGCCTCctacttaaaaaaatggttATCAACAGTCATTTGACTTTTGCACTGAAATGTCTTTCTGGTGAGGACAAGGCGTACTAGTAAATTGATTTTTAAGTTGTGGAGGAGATCGAAACAAATGCTAAAATGTCTTTCTATAAGCTTGCAATTTCATGTTCAATTTCATACTGTCTGTCAATGATGGACTATCAAACCATAAGCCCAATGCGACGCGCTCTAATAATAGTCACCTTAATCTCTCCACCGAATATCAAAGGAGGGCATTATATAAAAAATTCAACTAAACTCCAAAGATGACAATTAACAATATTCATTAGAAAACATTTACAGTTTAAACCATGTTGTAATTTTCCCCATGACTTTTCTTTCGTGATTGTGCTGCCACTCTTGTCGCTAGGCAGAATTCGCAGGGCTTGAGTATAATTTGCAGTATTGTCATCCATGTTTGTTTCGCTTCAAGTATCTCCACATGACCGCCATGGCTCGTGTCAGGTGTGTTTAGGCGTGATCGGTGTCGCTGGGCAAGTTGGTGGACCGAGTCGACCGGTGACCAAAGGGTCGGCAGTTTGAATCCCAGTTCCGACTATCTGCTGTCCGAGTGTCTTGGGAAAGATGCTGAACCTTAATTTGCTCCCAGCGGGCCTGGCAGCaccaaatgtaaatatatgtatataaatatacactatTTACCATATGTAGTGTCGGAGTTTGAGGACTGTACAGTATCAGCTGTGATACGAGATTACAAATATTGTCATTTGTCGTCGCCCGACACGACGCGGTTACGTTTGGGGACTCGTAGCAGACGTTCGCATTAGCTCGGTTGTTTTTCCCGAAATGCTCATTGTCATTTAACAACGATCAAACGTGTCCAACCGTACGAAAATGTTAACGCTGGAAGTCGTCTGGCCTCGATCCCCGTCGCGCTTCATTAGAACCGCAGCAGACTTTTTGGAGGTCAGACGAGAATGTGACTCCACATGGCGGATTGCTTCATTATCATTTCATTAGCGTGGAGCCCTcctggcgttttttttttttttttccttcacgcCCTGGCGAGGTGTCCTACTTTTATAAACTCACTCAGTCGCGACGAATCAACTAGGACAAGCGCCCCTGTTGTGTgagtcatgtttttgtttgaacccTTTTTTTGACAGCAAGAATTGACTTAATctctgttttggtttttttctACCCCTGATCAGGAATTCCTGGAGGATCAGAAGTACAGGGATGAAGATGACCTCGCGGAGAAGCTGGAGGGTTTCAAAAGTAAGTCGTTTGTACAGCGTAATCCCCAAGATCCGGCACAGCActcgttaactctttgactgccaaaaacgttaaataacgtttagtaaaatcctatggaggagtgccaaagacgttaaaagacgtttttttttcaaaacagaggtgaaactaaccattttctattgttgattactgaaaaacggaataaggtagaaacaaacttttttttctgatgaaagatgagagtccaatctttcatttggtagtatgtgtgtttccatagtccaaacacataattttctgtggaccttgaaagatcagtcaaaaatgcttaaatctgctggcacccacggcatcccttttctgaaaacgtctggcagtcaaagagttaaacacacTCTTATTGTTAATGACAATTAATGAGAGGTCATAAACATCACAAATCAACCGTTTTTGGGGGTAAAAATGTTTTAGCAGCTAAACCAGGGAGATGCTAACGTAGCGGCCTATATCTTATGAGCTAATTTTCttacaatatttttaatatgacctttttttcttttttttagcgcAATCCTCACCACAATATCGTTACATTGCTAGGGCTAAATAGGAAAGTAACACTTCAGTTGAGTCAAAATAAGCTTGTTAACGCTTAGTTAATGTTTTACCGGCTTAACGCTGGTTAAAACGAGTCTACTAACTTGTCTGCTGTATTCTTAGTAGAAAACAAGGTCGTGTGACAAAACAGTTTTACGACATCGAAGGGCCATTTTGACAAGCCTGAAGGCGATTGAGCTCGGGTGCAAGCGGTCGGAAAGCAGCAGTTGTACTATTGCTTTACTGGCAAGTGTATCAGCCTCAATagatttataaatattttcacgcacacacacacttccccgTGTGGGAAAAGGCTGCGTTGAGGTTTGCGAGGCCAAGTCCGGCCCGCAATGGAATGcagtagaactttttttttttattgccgcCCGCTGTTATCATGCACTGCAGAACTTTGCTCTCGCCCGtgggcaggaaaaaaaaaaaaaaaaaaacacagttacGACCACATTGTGACATGCAGTCCCCTTCAgaagtattggaacagcaaggtcagttcttttgtttttgttgtttaatggaAACCAAAATTCtgaattccagcttttatttctagGCCTTCACATGGAGATGTGTTCGACAAGTCAAGACTCAGTCAGGTCTTcagaatacaacaaaaacaaaggaattgactttgccattccaatacttttggaggggacttGTATAAACTTCCGGAGGTGAATATTTCTTGCAGTTTGTCAGGGTGCGACTCATGTTGTAATGAACTGCGGCTGCACATTTTAGCATGACGTCAAGCTGCTCTTCGACAAACCACAACAAAAGACTCCCTTAAGACTCAATGGAAGACCGAAAACAGCGTCTGTTCTTTCTCGTTGTGTGGCATGCAAAAGGAGTCTTGCTGAGAATTTTCAATATCAAATGGCCTAAACCAGTTTTTTTCCACCTTAtgttgagccaaggcacatcaTTTACATTGCAGAACACATTCACGCAAAACATGTCTCCAAAAGAATAGTGGACTGGGTCAAATCTATCACCCACTCACAAAAACAGCCAATAGATGCCAAAAGAGGACAAGAACTACTTTTGTCTGAATGatgctcctcaactcactttcaCATAGTTCCTTAACACCAAGATGGCGCTAAAGTAATGGATAAACAAAgggtaaataaatgattattttatctttttcgTCACCAGACTATTAAGAAATGTGGTTAAAATTCcacaaggtaagcagagctgcatttgATCATGGCCATGCGCCACATCCGCACAGTATTAGGTGTATGAAGTGCAATATTTGAATGCAATCACTTGGATCGGTTCGCAGCTGTCATTTTATGTCCATTTTCAATGTCGTGTGTTTCTGAATTCCGGATGCCACTGAAGGCACCACCGCTCGGAGAGAGAAACGGACCCCAGTGCCGGACTCTATAAAGAGGCAGACTTGGGTCGGCTTGTTTTCCGTGGCTGCAGATGATCAACAGGCTGTGTCCCACTCAGCTGTGTaacgtgcgtgcgcgtgtgtgtgtgtgtgtgtgtgtgtttgtatgtgtgcgcgcgggtgtgtgtgtgcgcgtgcgtgtgtgaggaGGCCTCCTCCCCCAAGTTTGGGAACAGGCTGGTCATTGTCCCGTCCTGCTCCCCACGGGTTCACACAGTTTTAACGCAGTTCCGTCTCTCTTGCTCAGcctcccaacacacacacacacacacacacacacacacagctgccaTTGTGCGACCGAAAGTGGAAAGTGTCATCTgaccagagagagagaaagcggcGATAATTTGAGGGGCGAAGAAACCGGCTTTTCAAAACACTCTTGTTCATGTCAGTTtaatgttttataaataaatctgactagacattgtgtgtgtgtttttgctatAAAAGGTGTGTATGTGAAAAGATGGATATGATTGAACTATAATTCatcagaaagaaaacaaaattgtgtttttgctaGGTGTGTCAGGCCATTgcaattttatgtctgttctaaatgtccaatgtttcatactcgttaacataaaagtgggaaaaaatgttaaactaatagaaatatggctgcatatttttgtcattgatacagtactttcataataatacataaaattgagttaaaatttaaaaaagatgtactataaaaaaaatgtgattgatttgtgtcaaggtaatttttttgccactagatggcatacttGCAttgagtgcatttttcttttcatattacgCGCGACCTatcctttaacatgaagtaacgtgtgaacttctgcactttttaaaaaaaaaattaaaatacaacttgaccccagtctccacaaatatatgcattattattattattataaaatgtattactgctaaatgttgatgtggacgtgtctgctgcgttgcgactggaattcctccagtatagactttccaagtaagggtcattaattgcgcgtaaaaaaaaaaatttgtggctttaaaggaacttaaaatgAACACACTCCTTTTGAcacccctcttttttttctgccggCCTCTCAGGTCAGCTGTGAAAGAAGCCGCCTGTCATGATCAGCTGCTTGTTCTTCCTTCATGCTgacatgcttgtttttttttttttcttttcttatcgCCTCTCCTCCTGTTCCACAGATAAATATGCTGAATTTGATCTGAATGACCAAGGCGAGATCGGTGAGTCGCCGCAATGTGAAACTAAAAGACAACAACCAAATGCTGACTCACGAACTCcacaaaatcaagctttttttttaaaaaaaaaaaaaaaatgttctggtCTCAGATCTGATGGGCCTCAAGCGGACGATGGAGAAGTTGGGCGTTCCCAAGACCCACTTGGAGCTGAAGAAGATGATCATGGAGGTGACGGGCGGCACCAGCAGCAACACCATCGACTACAGGGACTTCGTCAAGATGATGCTGGGCAAGCGCTCGGCCGTGCTCAAGCTGTGAGTGCCGAGCGCGCGTGCGTAGCGTGCGTAGCGTCTTGTAGCCATCTGCTCGCCGCGCCGCGTCAGCCAATTGTGTCATCCGTCCGCGGGGATGAACGCTGATGTCACTGGGCCGCGGGCCGCCTCGGCCGTTTAATCTCCATGGCAACAAAAAAGCAGGCCGTTGTTATTCTTAGCTGTGGGATCATGTGATTAGCTAAGCGATTATTTGTGAGTCGTCGGCAACCGCGCAAAAGTTTTGCGCCTTAGAAGTCATCGGCGTTCCGTGACTAGCgggaaagaaaacatttttgaaaggcACGGTGACatttgccgccattttgaatCGGGTTATCGTGGATGATCCCTTTTAAAGCAGCCGGCCTCGGGGGCGAGATGCATGTCAGCTCTGCGGGACTAAGCCGGGCTGCACTGTTTAGTTGGCAAATCTCCTTATCCTGAAATGCAGCAAGCGCGGAAAAATGCACAACTTTTCCTCCTTTGCATTCAAACAAATGTCagcattaaacatttcttgacaaaaatatgttacatgtcacctcgctagtctaaacataacattctggttaatattacatttatggaatatgagttttgaaacaaaatccagccgttttttttgtccatctcggagcggccattttgacacttgctgatGACGTCAaacgttgctcaggtctcaggtaacaaccaatcacagctcagcttcagaaaacaggtggactgcgattggtcgttgccttagccccgagcaacattgatgtcatcttcagtcgacaagtggcaaaatggccaccgtgagatggacaaaaaacgtctggattttgtttcaaaactcatattccgcaaaagtaatattaatcagaatgtcagatttagactagtgaggtcacatataatatattattgccaatattttttttttcacttcccctttaaatgactAGAACTTGTGCATGAGTTGTCACTTTAGGGATTCATGGATGGGTATTGGtgctgagggggggggggattagggGTCTCAGTCAGTCCAAATCTGACCTGATTTTAATAATTCCTCTCCTACAATTTTCCCACAAAGCTTTCACATCTTTCAAGAGTTTTCCCACCAAAATTAAACATGAACTAcccagctatttttttttttttacaatttagtcATAAAATGATTAGGCACATTTTTATTCAGATATGCATTGTTGACAAAACATGGAGATATcagcatccattcatccatatcGAGTCCCCTGACAATGATATCATATAAACATATTCCACCGCTTCAAAATGTAGTGCCTACTGTCAAAATAGAGCTTTAGTGGTTCTTATCAAGGAATGTAACCATGACTCAGTCAGTCCAgcaactgggggaaaaaaaataaaaattccaggAGGCCTCGAGCAATAGCTTCCACACAATTGACAGAATTCTTAATCAAGTGCCAGCAGCTATGAAGGTGAAAAATGCAGCTCGCCTGAGCTTTTATGTCAAGTGTGATAGGAGCTTGAATGTTTTTTCCAGGCATTTGGCAGAAGACCAAACACTTAACAGAGAGTCAACGTCCATTCGGCTCTTTATTTGTACTCGGGATAGACTCGGTGTGATAAATGGAGAACATTGAAAATCCATTCAAAGCGTCTTTGGTCAGGAAATGCTGGCAGTGGCGGCGGCAGCGTCTCGTTCAACATCTGGATGACTTTTCTCTGGGGCTTACTGGAGCGagttctccaaaaaaaaaaaaaaaaggaaatgagatTGCTCGAAATAGCTGCCGCCAAATCTTTTCAGTGCGTACAATCATTCCTTTGACGCGTCCCCCTGGTTCTCAGACACATGGTCTGACCCGGTCATAACCGCTTGCCTGTCTCCCCCCACTGGCAGCAGTCAGTCAATGTCGGTTCTGCTCACGACTCCTCCGCATCATTTGCGATTGCCACCTGGAggaggctcttttttttttcagccatgtTTGTGTGTCCGAAGCCTCACAAGATGTGCTCATTTGGGCGCGGGGTCAAAGGTCATGGTTATTTGAAGACCTAGCATCTACTTGGGTGATGTACGTGTTGCACACCAAAGATATTGTGTCCTCCCCCAAATTAGATAATGGCCAAATtagtacattttaaatgaacccCAAAAGCGAATGTACAAGAGCGATGAAAACAAAGTACATTTTTGCAATAATTACACACTCTacaaactgttgggtcaaaaataacccaattatgggccAAAAAGGGACAGATCCTCctgtacttgggtcaatttgaaaacttgggtcatttttgtataaaacaacccagaaaattggttCAGATCGTCCAcctgggtcagtttgacccagcattgggtcaaaaaataggtcattttctatcaaaacaacccagaaagttgggtccgATCCTCtacctgggtcaatttgacacaaatgtttgggttgatttgtacaaaaaacaaagtttgtaataattatacactctaaaaacagttgggtcaaaaataacccaattatgggttaaaaaaaaaagccagatcctctacttaggtcaatttgacccaacttttagtCAAAACGTGGgtcattttgcataaaacaaccTAGAAAATTGGTTCAGATCGTCCACTTAGGTGAGTTTGACCCACCGTTGGGTCAAACAAAAATTCCGATTCAGATCCTCTACACTTTTGGGGTTGATTTGTACAAAAAACTAAGTTTgtaataattcataataattatgcattctaaaaacagttgggtcaaaaataacccaattatgggtcaaaaatggacagatcctctacttgggtcaatttgacccaacttgtagccaaaacttttgtcattttgtataaaacacagAAAATTGGATCAAATCTCTAATTGGGTTAATtagacccaactttgggtcagaaaattgggtcattttgtataaaacaacccaaaaaaatcggGTAAATTCAACCAAAACGTGTTATTTCATCCAATGGAAATCTGCTATCTTAATTCAAACTTCAATTATGACACATTATTGACAGGCTAACGAAGCTTAACGTAGACGCGACACATTTGATCAGGGCTCATCGTGCCTTCTGTTAACTTTGGAGAATGAAAGCGTGCTTACActgccaccattttgtttttgactcTTTTGCTTCTTCCTCCTCCCACAGAGTCTTGATCTTTGAAGACAAAGCCAACGGGGCGGCGCCCTGCAAGCCGGACGGCCCGCCTCC encodes:
- the aif1l gene encoding allograft inflammatory factor 1-like isoform X2, whose translation is MPASKNVQGGKAFGLLKEQQRQKLEEVNQEFLEDQKYRDEDDLAEKLEGFKNKYAEFDLNDQGEIDLMGLKRTMEKLGVPKTHLELKKMIMEVTGGTSSNTIDYRDFVKMMLGKRSAVLKLVLIFEDKANGAAPCKPDGPPPKRDIASLP
- the aif1l gene encoding allograft inflammatory factor 1-like isoform X1, giving the protein MIENGCSTSLAQISRTRICSCGGKAFGLLKEQQRQKLEEVNQEFLEDQKYRDEDDLAEKLEGFKNKYAEFDLNDQGEIDLMGLKRTMEKLGVPKTHLELKKMIMEVTGGTSSNTIDYRDFVKMMLGKRSAVLKLVLIFEDKANGAAPCKPDGPPPKRDIASLP